TCGAGGGGTCGGGCGAGGACACGACCGTAGTGGTGGTCGCGGCCCGCTCGACGGTATGGACGTCGGTGCCGGTGGAGGCGGTGAAGTTCGGGTCGCCGCTGTAGACGGCGGTGATGTCATGGCTGCCAGGGGCGAGCGCGCCCGTGGTGAGGGACGCGTGCCCGAAACGGTCCAGCCGCACGTCGACGGGCCCGGTGCCGTCGACGGTGAAAATGACCGAACCGGTGGGAACACCAGCGCCCGGCGCCACTGGTGCGACCGTCGCGGTGAGGGTGACCGGCTGACCGAACGTCGAGGGGTCGGGCGAGGAGGCGACCGTGGTGACGGTGGAGGCCCGGTCGACGGTTTGGCTGGTGGAGCCGCTGGACCTGGTGAAGTTGATATCGCCGCTATATACGGCAGTGACGCTGTAGGGACTGCCAGCTGCGGTGACGTAGGTATGAGTGACAGTCGCGACGCCACCGGAGAGTGCCGCTGTAACAGGCGACGCACCATCACCGAAGGCAAAGGTCACAGTACCGGTAGGAGTGCCCATCCCAGGTGTCATGGGCGCGACCCTGGCAGTGAACGTCACCGACTGTCCGACCACCGAAGGGCCAGGAGAAGAGGACACGGCCGTAGTAGTCGCAGCCCGGGCCGGTTGCACAGTGTGCGTGTCCGAACCGGTGGAGGGAAGAAAGTCGGGACTGCCCTCGTAGATGGCTGTGACCGAGTTGGATCCCAGGCTCAGGGCGCTCGTGGCAACGGTGGCTCTGCCGCCGATCAGAGGTGCCTTAAGCGTCGAGCCCCAACCAAAAATGAAGGTGACAGTGCCGGTGGGGGTGCCCGCTCCCGGTGCAACCGGCCTGACTGTGGCCGTGAGGGTCACCAGCTCGCCCACCGTCGAGGGGTCGGGCGAGGAGGTCACCGTGGTGACCGTCGGCGCGGAGACGACAACGTGCAAGGTGGTACCGCTTGAAGGAGTGAATTGGGTGTCACCGCTGTAGTAAGCCCTAACGGTATGGACTCCCGCGCCCAGGGCGTTGGTGGAAACGGTGGCCTGGCCGCCGACCACAGGCGCCGTCAGGGTGGGCCCGCCCCCAATGTCGAACGTCACGGTCCCGGTTGGAGTGCCGACTCCCAGTGGGACGACGGTGGCTCTGAAAGCGACCGCCTGGCCGAAGACCGAGAAGCCCGGCAAGGACGTGATCAGGGTAATGGTGGCAGCCATGGCGCGGCCCTCCGAGAGCGTTGTTGCTGCTTGAGCCGCATCGCCGCGTGGCACCGTAGATTCGGTCCGAAGGGCCAACTCGCCGACGATGAACGGTTCCTGTTGCACAAGAGGGACGGGGCGGCGACCCACCGGCTGATATCTCCAATGGAACGGCCCTCGGTGGCACCACGCCACAGCCACAAGCGATAAACCCTCGAACAGCGGAGCGCCTAAGTTGTGTACACGGCGCACCCGAAGCACATCGACGCACTACGTACGCGCAATCGCCATGGTTGTGCGGCCCGTTGCGTGAGGTGGTGGCGCGGCCGAGGGCAGCAAGTTGTTCCTACGCGTAGCGGCTGCTCATCACACAGTGGTCTCAGTGGACGACTCCGCGTTCTACATCGGTTCCAAGATCTTCACCCGTCCTGACCGGACCGCAGGGCTTCGGCCACATCGTCGGAGCCCGGCCGCTGCGCAGCAGTTGAAGAACGATCTACTCGATCCGGAGTGGAAGTACCTCCAAGAAGACAACAACGGTCGACTCCGAGGTCGGCATCTGCTCGAACTGAGCCCGGCCGGGACACTTACCAATGGCTCCGTCACCCGTCGGCGGGCCCAGGAGCAGTCTGGACTCCGGCTGCCCGCGCCCACGGCCGGCCCCGGCGCACTGGGTCCGCACCCTCGCGGCGCAGGGCGGTCACCAACTCACTGAAGCAGCGCAGGCTCAGCCCGGTGAACGGGGTTATCCAGGACGGCTCGAAGGCCGTGATCACACCAGCCACACCAAGACCAAACCTACCAAGTGGGGAGTAGAAGGTCTCGGTCCGGTCCGGGGTTACTCCAGCAGCGGTTTGTGTCCTGAGCTGGTCATTGTCGTTGTCCTGGTATGGAGGGGATGGCTGAAGTCAGTGCTAGAGCGCGTATTGAGTTGTGATCAAGGTGCGGTTCTCGTGAGGTCCTTGAGCCAGATCATCGAGGCGCGCAGGTGGAGGCCGGCGAGGTAGCTGTGCGGGGTCTTGTCATAGCGTGTGGCGATGCCTCGTCAGGCTTTGCATTGGCGCCGCGATTTGCAGTCAGTTTGCAGACGGCGCACTGACCGGCGTTTTTGCAGGTGGCGAAGGGGGGTGTTCGGATTCGCCAATGTGCAGGTGGTGCCCATGTGTGGGAGGCTTCGGCAGTCTTCATGCTGACCTCTTGCTGACTTTCCTGACGGCGCGTCAGTAGAGCTTGTTTATAGTGGCGGTGCCGTTGCCGGAGGGGCTCTGGTCGGCGCTGGTTGCCCTGTTGCGGGGAAGCGGCGGGTATTTCGGTGTCGAGGTGATGGCAGGCCACCGGTATTCCGTCGATGAGGCGGTGCCCTGGCCTGCGGGGGGACGGGTTCGGAATGCGGTGGGGCGGGTGGGTATCAGGTTGCGAGGGTGCGGTCCAGGGCTTGCCCGGCCCGTGCGAGCGATCCGGGCATCACGTGTCGGTAGGCGCGGTAGGTCGTCTCGATCTTGCGGTGACCCAGCCATTCGGAGACGTCGGTGATGGGGATGCCGTGTTCCAGGCAGACGGAGGCGAACAGGTCGCGGTAGCCGGAGAGGGTCATGCCGTCCGGGGGAGGAAGCACGGTGTGCAGTTTGGCTGCCCGCGTGCTCTCTATCCGGTAGGTGAAATAGCCGTTCGGTCCGTGCAGCAGGTAGCCCTCGTCCGTCGTGCCGTGTCGCTGTTCAAAGCGTTCGATGGCTTCCTTTACGGATCGCGGCAGGGGGACGTCGCGGAATTCTCCTGGCCGGCGGTGTTTCAGGGGTGCGGTCTTGTAGGTGTTGTGGTGGATCTGGCAGGTCACCCGGTATACGTCGTCGGATACCACGTTGTTGACGTTGACGGCGCGGGCCTCGCCGTTGCGCAGTCCGCAGCCGCGCATCATGGTGATCATCAGGCCCAGTTGGAAATCCGCCGTGCGGGCCGCGGCTGTGGCGTATTCGACGGTCGGGATGATGGATCGCGGGGGAAGTAGTCGCGGGTTTTGATGCCGAGGGTGGGGTGGGTGGCCATGGCTCCTTTGCGGACCGCGTCCAGGAGGACGGCCCGGAGGAGGCCATAGACGTTGCGCTGTGTTCCAGGCTGGATGTTCCGGCGTTCCATGCCGGTGATGAAATGCTCGATGATCATCGGGCTGATGGATTCCATCCGGTGTTCGCCGAGTTCCGGATAGAGGTGTGCGGTGAGGTGGGAGCGGTGTTTTCGGCCCGTGGAGTAGTCCACGAGGTGGCGTTGCCGCGTGCGCCAGTACTCCGCGTATTCGGCGAAGGTCATCCGCGCCAGTCGGCGGCGCTCTTCGAGCAGGGCGGCGGGAGCGTTGCATTTGGTGGTGTAGAGGTGGACGAGACGGTCCCGGGCGGTTTGCTGGGTGGCATACCCGCTCTCCTCGCGTTGTCGGCCCGCTAGGGCTTGTCTTCAAAGTCCCGTCGTTCGCCCGTAGGGCGGGCCTCGCGGCGTCTGGTGCGTGCGATCGCAAGACGGAGGGTCGTCCCGGTACTGGGCGTACCGGGATGACCCCGACAACGCGGATGGGGGTCCCCCCGCGCCGTTCAGGCGTGGGGGAGTGCATGCCAGGCGCCGCGAGGCAGGCGGGACTTTGAAGACAGGCCCTAGTACTGCAACGGTGTTTGTGCTGATGGGTGGGCAGTTCTATGGGCTGTGTCCGCGTCGTGTGTAGTGGCTGATGCGGGCCTGGTGTTGGCGTCTGCGGCGCCAGTATGACCAGTGCAGGATGTGGTCGACGGGTGTGGGTCGGCGGTCGGTGAGTCGGGTGATCAGGCGTCTGATCTCGGCGAGGCTGAGGCCGATGAGCTGGGAGGATCCGTTTCTGCTTTCCCGGTATCGAGTTCACGGGCCCGCAGGACGGTCAGGCAGGCGTGGGCTGCCATGGCCAGGGTGATGTGGCGGTGCCAGCCCGGGTAGCGGCGGACTTGGTAGTCATCCAGGCCGCACTCCTGCTTCGCCGTCTGGAAGCATTCTTCGACGGCCCACGGGCTGCCGGCGATGTGAATCAGCTCGTCCAGGGTGGTGCCGGCGGGACAGTAGGCGATGTAGTAAGAGAGCTGCTCGGGCCGCCTGACACTGCGACGGGCGAGAACCCAGTGCCGACGGTCCTCACGGTGCCAGGGACGGACTTCGACGCGGGCCCAGTCGAACACCCGCAGTCCATGAGCACCACTCCCGCACGAGCGGCGTTTCCACTTCTGCCGCGGCAGGCCGGTGAACAGGTCGTGGACGGGGTGGTCGAGGGCCCAGCGGGTGACGACGGTGTCGTGGCGGGTGGTGGCCATGACGTGGAAGACATCGGCCTGCTCCAGTTCGCAGCGCCAGCCCTTGCTGAAGCCGTAGGCGGCATCAGCGGTCACCCAACAAAACGGGATCTTGTCTGCGATCGCGCGGCGGACCATTTTTTTGGCCATGACGACCTTGGTCTCGAAGCCGACCGCGTCGTCGATGCCGGCCCTGCGGCAGCGTTCACGGTCGTCTGTCCAGGAAGTGGGCAGATATAACCTGCGGTCGATCAGTGTCCGCCCGCCGCCGGCTGCATAGGCGAGGAAGACGCCGACCTGGCAGTTCTCCGTCCGTCCCGCGGTTCCGGAGTACTGACGCTGGACACCTGCCGAGCGCACGCCTTTCTTCAGGAAGCCGGTGTCGTCCACGATGAGCACGGCCTCGGGGTCGCCGAGGTTCTCGACGACGTAGTCGCGCACATCGTCGAGGACCTCGTCGGCTTCCCACTCGATCCGGTTCAGCAGCCGATGGATCCGGTCCGGAGCGGCGTGACCGGCCTGTTCGGCCAGTGTCCAGCCGTTCTTCCGCTCCAGCGGAGCGATCAACCCCCGCATATAGGCAAGCGCCGACTCCCGCGGCTCCGTCCTGGAAAACCGATGCACGAACCGCTCGTGCACAGCGTCCAGTTCACTGGCCCACACCCTGACATCAGCAAGGTCCCCACCCATGGCCAGACCAACGACCGGCCTGTCCAACCGTCACGGGCAAACACCGTTGCAGTACTAGGCGGGCGGGAGAAGCCCTCAGGCGGTGCGCCCTCGGTTCCCTTAGACACTGCGTGTACTCATCTCGCGGTAGGGACTAGTGACCACCGCTGCCCTGCTCGGCGGCGCGGGCTCGCGCGTCGCCGATGACGACCCGGTCCCCGGTTCGGGTCTCGGGGCCGAGGTCTCCCGTATGGGCGGGGTTTTGCACGGGGCGGAACGTCAGGGCGCGAGTTTCTCGTAGCGGGTGGCCACCGCCCGGTGCCTCTTGAGGCGGTTGATGCCGCTGCACATCGACGGCTCGATCAACATCGTCGATGAGCTCTTCGACGAACTCCTCCGTGGCGGGCTGCCGTTCAGCAAACGGCAGCCGGTCCTGCTGGCGTGTCCGGTCGGCGAGAAGTCCGCTCAGTACGCGGCGCTGCTGACCCGCATGGGACATCCCGACGTCCGCAGCCTGGTGGGCGGCATTATCGCCTGGCGCGACGTCGGCGCCCCGCTGGTGCGTGACTGAGGGGCGCTCAGGCCGCGCTCCGGACGGGTGTCAACGCACCCTGTGGTCCTCCAGCGGCGCTGCCATCAGTATGTCGTCGGCTATTGGGGGCAAGTGTGGGGTGTGGTTGACCAGCCGCGCCGAATTGCCGACGACGGCGATGCTGCTGGTGTTGTGGAGGAGGGCGGCGAGAACCGGATTCATGGAACCGCCGGCGCCGGCGATCAGGCCCAGCAGATTGACGCCGATGGCGAGGCCGTAATTCTGGCGGACCACGCGCAGGGTATGCCGGCTGAGTTCGACGACGGCGGGGACCTGCCGCAGATCGTCGCCCGGCAGCGCGATATCGGCCGTCTCCAGGGCGACATGGGAGGAGTGGGCGCCCATGGAGATGCCGACGTCGGAAAGGGCCAAAGCGGGGGCGTCGTTGGTGCCGTCGCCGACCATGGCGACTGTGTGGCCCTCGGTCTGGAGGTCGCGGATCAGCTGGAGTTTGCCTTCCGGGAGCGCGTGCGCATGGACCTCGGTGATGCCGAGGGTGTCGGCGACGGCATGCGCGGTCTCGGGCGCGTCGCCGGTGAGCAGCACCACACGGGACACCCCCAGGTCTCGCAGTTGCCGCACGACGGTGTCGGCTCCGGACCGTACGGCATCGGAGACGCCGAGCAGACCGATCAGATCGTCATCGTGGGCGATGCAGATGACGGTCTCGCCGCCGGAACGCAGCTGTTCGGTCCAGCCCTGAGCCTCCTCCATCAGCTGGACACCGTGCTGGCGCAACAGGGCGGGGCTGCCCACCAGCAGCCGGGTGCCGTCGAGTTCGGCCCGCATGCCCATGCCGAGGACGACTTCGCAGGCTTGGTGGATGGGCGCGCGCAGGTGCTGTTCCTCGGTGTGCGCGACGATGGCCTGGGCGAGGGGGTGGCGGGCGTGCAGCTCTCCGGAAGCGGCGAGGCTGAGGACCTCGTTGGCGGTGAAGCGGTCGGTGAGCGTGACCACGCTGGTGACCAGGGGCCGTCCGAAGGTGAGGGTGCCGGTCTTGTCGAAGACGACGGCGGTGACCCGGCCGATGCCCTCCAGGTGGGTGCCGCCCTTGATGAGGGTGCCGCGCCGTGCGCCGTTGCCGATGGCGGCGCTGATGGCGGTGGGCGTGGCGAGTCCGGCCGCGCAGGGGCAGGCGATCAGCAGCATCGTCATGGCGCGGCGGGCGTCACGGGTGATGGCGTAGGTCAGTGCGGCCAGGGCGAACGAGACAGGGACGAAGCGCTGGGTGAAGCGGGTGGCGACGGTCTGGATCGGCGCCCGGTCCGACTGGGCCTCCTCGACCCGGCTGATGATCCGGCCGACCGTGGTGTCCGCGCCGACGGACGCGGCCCGGATGGTCAGCGAGCCGGAGGTGACGATGGTCCCGGCGTAGACCTCGGCGCCGGCGCGGGCGTAGACCGGCAGCGCCTCACCGGTGATCGCCGCCTGATCGACCAGCGCTTCTCCACCGACGACCGTCCCGTCGACCGGGATGCGGTGGTGCTTATAGACGGCGACCACATCGCCCGGGACGACCTCTTCGAGCGCCACTTCCACCTCGACCCCTGCTCCGTCCTCCGCGCCACCTTCCCGTACGAGCCATACCCGCTCCTCGCCGATGGTGAGCAACTCCTCGATGGCACGCCGGGTCCGACGGAGCGTCAGGGTCTGGAGAAATTCGCCGATGTTGAGGAGCCAGAGGACGGTGAGGGCTACGACGTTTTCGCGTAGCACCAGCGAAATCACGGTCGCGGCCGTGACGAGGGTGTCGGTTCCGGGGTGGCTGCGGCCGCGCAGGGAGCGCAGGGCGCCGCGGAAGAACGGCAGGCCGGTGAAGAGGGTGATCGCCCCGAGGAGGCCGGAGGAGCCCGCGGTGATGCGCGGCCGGCGTAGCAGTCGGCGCAGCGCCACGAAGGCGAGTACTGCGCCGCCAACGACCAGGCGGGCGAGTTCGCCGGTGGAGGAGTCGGGTGTGGAGCGGGTCGGCTTGGCGGGCGTGGAGGCGGGTGGTGCCTCTTCGAGGGCGCCGACCAAGCGGTCGACATCCAGCAGGTCCGGCACCATCCAGATCACGACACTGCCGGTGCGCGGGAAGATCCGCAGCGCCCGGAAGCCGCGGATACCGGTCAGTCGCTCATCGACCAGCCCGGCGCTGCCGGGGCGCGCCCATACCCAGGGCACGGTCAGCCGGGCCCGGCCCGCGGCCACGGAGCGGACAACCACGCCGGACATGGTCAGTGCTCGTGGTCGTGCGCGTGGCCCTCGGTGGCGACCGCGGACGGTGGCGGAACCTCTTCGCCCAGTGACGTACGGGCCTCGGCGAGGACATCACCTGCCTTGAGCCGGGCCTCCTCCGCAGCCGAGGCCAGCCACCGGCCGGCGACGATACCGCCAGCCAGGCCGCCGACAACTGCCTTGCGGGCGGCGGGCTTCGCCTCGGGAAGGCGCTTGGCAGCGGTCTTGATGATCAGGGCGCCCACCACTCCGGAGACCGCGTAGTGGGCGAGCCGTCCGGCTGCGGCGCCGGCGAGCGCGACGGGGTGCATAGGAGACTCCTTCCGTCCGTACCGGCTCCTTCAAGTGTGCGTCCGGACGGAGTCCCGGGGCGAGCCGAGTGCCGACCCCGGCGCAGGGGAGGCCCGCCGTGCTGCTGCCAGCCGGCACCCGAGGTAGATGATGAAGGCGATGGTCGTGACATACGGGCTGATGGGGATGGTGCTGCCGAGCGCGAGCAGGATGCCGCCCTCCATCGCGCAGAGGGCGAATGCGACGCTCAGCACGGGCAGCAGCACCGGGGACGCCGTGAGGCGTGCGGCGGCGGCCGCCGGGGTGACCAGGAGCGCGAGCACCAGCAGCGCTCCGACGATCTGTACGCACAGGGCCACCGCAAGGCCGAGCACCAGCATGAACGCCAGCGAGAGCGCGCGCACCGGGACGCCTCGCGCTGCGGCCACCTCCGGGTCGACGCTGGCGAAGGTCAGCGGCTTCCAGACGATGGTTAGGGCGAGCAGTACCACCGCTGACGTGCCGAGGAGCCAGGCCATCTGCGGGGTGCCGACGGCGATGATCTGGCCGGTCAGGATGCCGAACTTGTTCGCCGCCCGGCCCTTGTAGAGGGACAGGAAGAGCACTCCGAGGCCGAGTCCGAACGGCATGATGATGCCGATGATCGAATTACGGTCGCGGCCGTGGACCCCCAGGATGCCGATCGCCGCGGCCGCGATCAGGGATCCGGCGATGGACCCGGCCACGATGTTCACCCCGAGCAGCAGCGCCGCCGAGGCGCCGGCAAACGACAGCTCACTGATACCGTGCACGGCGAACGGCAGATCGCGCATGATCACGAACACTCCGGCCAGCCCGCCGACCAGACCGAGCAGCACCCCGGCGAGCAGCGAATTCTGCACGAGTGCGAGCAGTTCGCCGTAGTTGTCGAAGTTGAAGATCTGATGCCAGATGCCGTTGTCCTGCCCGCCGTCGGCGAACAGCCCGTACCCGCAGCAGAGTCCGCTCACTGGCTCTCGCCGCCCTCCGTCCTGTCGTCGTGGGTGTGGCCGGCGCCGTCATCAGGTGCCCCGACCACCACGATCCGGCCCCGGACACGGACGACGTCCACCTGCGTCCCGTACAGCTCGGTCAGTGTCGAGGAGGTCATCACCTCGTCCGGCGGCCCGATCCGGTGCCCGCCGCGGGCCAGATACAGGACGCGGTCCACCAGGCCCAGAACGGGGTTGATCTCATGCGTCACGAAGACAACGGCGGTACCTGCGGTGCGTCGCCGCTCCTCCACCAGGCCGGTAATGGTGCGCTGATGCTGCAGGTCGAGGGAGAGCAGGGGTTCGTCGCAGAGCAGGATCCGCGGGTCGGTGGCCAGCGCCTGCGCGACGCGGACGCGCTGCTGCTCGCCGCCGGAGAGCCGACCGAGGGGAACGTCCGCATACGGCGCGGCGCCGACCGCATCCAGGAGCTCGTCCACCCGGCGGCGAATCGCCCGGCGTGCGAGAGGCGGCCCCCAGCGGTGCCCGTCCAGGCCGAGACGCACCAGGTCGCGGGCGCGCAGCAGGGTGTGCGTGGGCTGGAGCGTCTGCTGGGGGACGTAGCCGATGTGCCGGCTGCCGCTTTGTGGAGGGCGGCCGAGGACAGCGAGCGACCCACCGGTGAGCTGCTGTCGGCCCAGGAGCACCCGCAGCAGACTGGTCTTGCCCGATCCGTTCGGGCCCAGCACAGCGATGAATTCGCCGGGTCGTACATCGAGGTGCAGGTAGCGCCAAAGCACGCGGTCGCCATACGCCAGCGTTGCATTCCGCAGACTGAGCACCGGCGCACCGGGACCGGCGCTCCGCCCGGCAGCTCGGTCTGCCGGGGAGAGCGGAGACACGGCCTCCGTGCGTTTCATCACCGGTCCAATGCGCTCCTGATCGCTCCGACATTGGCTGCCATCCAGCCGATGTAGTCCTCGCTTTGGGGAAGGGTCTCGGTCACCGGGACCACCGGGACTCCGTTGTCCTCGGCCGCCGCCTTGACCTTCTCCGTCGGGGGCCCGGAGGTCTGCTTGTTATAGATCAACGCCTTGACCTGTTTTCCGGTGAACAGCGCGAGCGTCCGCTGCAGGCTCTGTGCGGAGACGTCCCCGCCCTCCTCGACGGCCTGACTGAAGTCCGCCGGCGTCTTGTTCCGCAACCCCATGGCCCCGGTCATATACAGCGGTACGGGCTCGCTGACCGCCACGGCAGTACCCGCGTGGGCTGCCTTGACCTGCCGTTCCTTACTCTCCAGCGCCGACAGCTTGTCTTTGAACGTCGTGGCGTTGTGGCGGAACGTGGCAGCGTCGGCGGGGGCGGTCCTGGCCAGGGCGGCGGCGACCCGGTCGGCCAGCTTTCCCATCGCGGGGAGGTCGTACCAGATGTGTTCGTTGAACTCCCCGCCCGCATTCGGTGCCTTCCCGGACACCTGCACGGCGTCGATGACGGCGGGTGAGGAGTTCTTCGCACTGTGCAGCATCCTGTCGACGAAGTCGTCGTAGCCGCCGCCGTTCTCGACCACGACCTTCGCCTTGGACAGCTCGAGCCGATTCTGCGTGCTGGCCTCGTACGAATGGGGGTCCTGCGCCGGGTCGCTGATGATCGAGACGACTTTGACCTTGCCGCCGCCGATCTGCCGGACGATGTCCCCGTACACATTCGTAGAGGCGACGACCGGAATCGAGGGCGACGGAGCACCGGTCTGGGAGCCGACGCGGGAACCGGCGTCCGAGGAGCCTGCGCAGCCGCTGGCCAAGGCGAGCGCCAGCCCCGTGAGCACCGCTGTGCCGCGGACCGAGGACGCCTTCATCGCGGCCTCCCCACCAGTGGGAACGAAACCGGTTATCGGTTCATTATCGGTCGGCTGCCTCCCGCCATCCACCTGAGGGAGCGGTGGTCGGCGGGGCCGGGGTCAGGGGCAGCAGCCGTCGGCGTGGTGGCCGTCGTCGGTGTCCTCTGTGGTGGCTGCCGTCGCAGCGGCCCGAAGCGGGCAGCACGTACCACCGCGCCACGCGTCGCGACCTTCCTTGGCGGCCACGGCGGCGATGGCCAGCGCGGCGATCGGGTCGGCCCAGCTCCAGCCGAGCAGGCTGTTGGCGAGGAGCCCCACGAGCACGACACCCGACAGATACGTACACAGCAGCGTCTGCCGGGAGTCCGCGACTGCCGATGCCGAGCCCAACTCCCGTCCGGCCCGGCGCTGGGCGAAGGAGAGGAACGGCATGACCATCA
This Streptomyces decoyicus DNA region includes the following protein-coding sequences:
- a CDS encoding site-specific integrase codes for the protein MITMMRGCGLRNGEARAVNVNNVVSDDVYRVTCQIHHNTYKTAPLKHRRPGEFRDVPLPRSVKEAIERFEQRHGTTDEGYLLHGPNGYFTYRIESTRAAKLHTVLPPPDGMTLSGYRDLFASVCLEHGIPITDVSEWLGHRKIETTYRAYRHVMPGSLARAGQALDRTLAT
- a CDS encoding tyrosine-type recombinase/integrase; amino-acid sequence: MTFAEYAEYWRTRQRHLVDYSTGRKHRSHLTAHLYPELGEHRMESISPMIIEHFITGMERRNIQPGTQRNVYGLLRAVLLDAVRKGAMATHPTLGIKTRDYFPRDPSSRPSNTPQPRPARRISNWA
- a CDS encoding IS701 family transposase, producing MGGDLADVRVWASELDAVHERFVHRFSRTEPRESALAYMRGLIAPLERKNGWTLAEQAGHAAPDRIHRLLNRIEWEADEVLDDVRDYVVENLGDPEAVLIVDDTGFLKKGVRSAGVQRQYSGTAGRTENCQVGVFLAYAAGGGRTLIDRRLYLPTSWTDDRERCRRAGIDDAVGFETKVVMAKKMVRRAIADKIPFCWVTADAAYGFSKGWRCELEQADVFHVMATTRHDTVVTRWALDHPVHDLFTGLPRQKWKRRSCGSGAHGLRVFDWARVEVRPWHREDRRHWVLARRSVRRPEQLSYYIAYCPAGTTLDELIHIAGSPWAVEECFQTAKQECGLDDYQVRRYPGWHRHITLAMAAHACLTVLRARELDTGKAETDPPSSSASASPRSDA
- a CDS encoding heavy metal translocating P-type ATPase gives rise to the protein MSGVVVRSVAAGRARLTVPWVWARPGSAGLVDERLTGIRGFRALRIFPRTGSVVIWMVPDLLDVDRLVGALEEAPPASTPAKPTRSTPDSSTGELARLVVGGAVLAFVALRRLLRRPRITAGSSGLLGAITLFTGLPFFRGALRSLRGRSHPGTDTLVTAATVISLVLRENVVALTVLWLLNIGEFLQTLTLRRTRRAIEELLTIGEERVWLVREGGAEDGAGVEVEVALEEVVPGDVVAVYKHHRIPVDGTVVGGEALVDQAAITGEALPVYARAGAEVYAGTIVTSGSLTIRAASVGADTTVGRIISRVEEAQSDRAPIQTVATRFTQRFVPVSFALAALTYAITRDARRAMTMLLIACPCAAGLATPTAISAAIGNGARRGTLIKGGTHLEGIGRVTAVVFDKTGTLTFGRPLVTSVVTLTDRFTANEVLSLAASGELHARHPLAQAIVAHTEEQHLRAPIHQACEVVLGMGMRAELDGTRLLVGSPALLRQHGVQLMEEAQGWTEQLRSGGETVICIAHDDDLIGLLGVSDAVRSGADTVVRQLRDLGVSRVVLLTGDAPETAHAVADTLGITEVHAHALPEGKLQLIRDLQTEGHTVAMVGDGTNDAPALALSDVGISMGAHSSHVALETADIALPGDDLRQVPAVVELSRHTLRVVRQNYGLAIGVNLLGLIAGAGGSMNPVLAALLHNTSSIAVVGNSARLVNHTPHLPPIADDILMAAPLEDHRVR
- a CDS encoding DUF1490 family protein; the encoded protein is MHPVALAGAAAGRLAHYAVSGVVGALIIKTAAKRLPEAKPAARKAVVGGLAGGIVAGRWLASAAEEARLKAGDVLAEARTSLGEEVPPPSAVATEGHAHDHEH
- a CDS encoding metal ABC transporter permease — protein: MFADGGQDNGIWHQIFNFDNYGELLALVQNSLLAGVLLGLVGGLAGVFVIMRDLPFAVHGISELSFAGASAALLLGVNIVAGSIAGSLIAAAAIGILGVHGRDRNSIIGIIMPFGLGLGVLFLSLYKGRAANKFGILTGQIIAVGTPQMAWLLGTSAVVLLALTIVWKPLTFASVDPEVAAARGVPVRALSLAFMLVLGLAVALCVQIVGALLVLALLVTPAAAAARLTASPVLLPVLSVAFALCAMEGGILLALGSTIPISPYVTTIAFIIYLGCRLAAARRASPAPGSALGSPRDSVRTHT
- a CDS encoding metal ABC transporter ATP-binding protein: MKRTEAVSPLSPADRAAGRSAGPGAPVLSLRNATLAYGDRVLWRYLHLDVRPGEFIAVLGPNGSGKTSLLRVLLGRQQLTGGSLAVLGRPPQSGSRHIGYVPQQTLQPTHTLLRARDLVRLGLDGHRWGPPLARRAIRRRVDELLDAVGAAPYADVPLGRLSGGEQQRVRVAQALATDPRILLCDEPLLSLDLQHQRTITGLVEERRRTAGTAVVFVTHEINPVLGLVDRVLYLARGGHRIGPPDEVMTSSTLTELYGTQVDVVRVRGRIVVVGAPDDGAGHTHDDRTEGGESQ
- a CDS encoding metal ABC transporter solute-binding protein, Zn/Mn family is translated as MKASSVRGTAVLTGLALALASGCAGSSDAGSRVGSQTGAPSPSIPVVASTNVYGDIVRQIGGGKVKVVSIISDPAQDPHSYEASTQNRLELSKAKVVVENGGGYDDFVDRMLHSAKNSSPAVIDAVQVSGKAPNAGGEFNEHIWYDLPAMGKLADRVAAALARTAPADAATFRHNATTFKDKLSALESKERQVKAAHAGTAVAVSEPVPLYMTGAMGLRNKTPADFSQAVEEGGDVSAQSLQRTLALFTGKQVKALIYNKQTSGPPTEKVKAAAEDNGVPVVPVTETLPQSEDYIGWMAANVGAIRSALDR